A stretch of Bradyrhizobium sp. AZCC 2262 DNA encodes these proteins:
- a CDS encoding polyhydroxyalkanoate depolymerase yields MMPMMYQAYQNHMDLTSPWRTGAAAALKYLNLVPQGVSDRLFGRLAASLELISRSSLTYHRPAYGIDRVLVGNQELEVTEEVTFATPFGSLLHFKKENAPEQPRLLLVAPMSGHFATLLRGTVKTLLQDHDVYITDWHNPRDIPLGHGRFGLEDYTDHLITFLDKIGPRAHMVAICQPSVSALAAAAVMSEDNHPSRPATLTLMAGPIDTRIQPTKVNEFAKSKPINWFTDNLINYVPVQCKGAFRKVYPGFVQLTAFVSMNLERHIKQHIDLANHLAKGEKEKAELIKTFYDEYFAVMDLPAEFYIETVRDVFQEHLLPQGKLMHRGRPVNPASIKRMGLMTVEGEKDDICSIGQTLAAQDLCTGVRAYRKVHHMQAGVGHYGVFSGKRWNNEIYPLLRDFVHMNA; encoded by the coding sequence ATGATGCCAATGATGTACCAAGCCTATCAGAACCACATGGACCTGACGTCGCCATGGCGGACCGGGGCCGCGGCGGCCCTGAAATACCTCAATCTGGTGCCGCAGGGCGTCTCCGACAGGCTGTTTGGCCGGCTCGCCGCTTCGCTCGAACTGATCTCGCGCTCCTCCCTCACCTACCACCGGCCTGCCTACGGCATCGACCGGGTACTGGTCGGCAATCAGGAACTGGAGGTGACCGAGGAGGTCACCTTCGCCACCCCGTTCGGCTCACTGCTGCATTTCAAGAAGGAGAACGCGCCGGAGCAGCCCCGGCTGTTGCTGGTGGCGCCGATGTCCGGCCATTTCGCCACCCTGTTGCGCGGCACCGTGAAGACGCTGCTGCAGGACCACGACGTCTACATCACCGACTGGCATAACCCGCGCGACATCCCGCTCGGCCACGGCCGCTTCGGGCTGGAGGATTACACCGACCACCTCATCACCTTCCTCGACAAGATCGGACCGCGCGCGCACATGGTGGCGATCTGCCAGCCGTCAGTCTCGGCGCTGGCCGCCGCCGCCGTCATGTCGGAAGACAACCATCCCTCCCGCCCGGCGACCCTGACCCTGATGGCCGGGCCGATCGACACGCGGATCCAGCCGACCAAGGTCAACGAGTTCGCCAAGAGCAAGCCGATCAACTGGTTCACGGATAATCTGATCAACTACGTTCCGGTGCAGTGCAAGGGCGCGTTCCGCAAGGTCTATCCCGGCTTCGTTCAGCTCACCGCCTTCGTGTCGATGAATCTCGAGCGCCACATCAAGCAGCACATCGACCTCGCCAATCACCTGGCGAAGGGCGAGAAGGAGAAGGCCGAACTCATCAAGACCTTCTACGACGAATATTTCGCGGTGATGGATCTTCCGGCAGAGTTCTACATCGAGACCGTGCGCGACGTGTTTCAGGAGCATCTGCTGCCGCAAGGCAAGCTGATGCATCGCGGCCGGCCGGTGAACCCGGCCTCGATCAAGCGCATGGGCCTGATGACGGTGGAAGGCGAAAAGGACGACATCTGCTCGATCGGGCAGACGCTGGCGGCGCAGGACCTCTGCACCGGCGTGCGCGCCTATCGCAAGGTGCACCACATGCAGGCCGGCGTCGGCCATTACGGCGTGTTCTCCGGCAAGCGCTGGAACAACGAAATCTATCCGCTGCTGCGGGATTTCGTGCACATGAATGCGTGA
- a CDS encoding substrate-binding domain-containing protein: MRLSKTLRPLALGILSVFLLSVTAGAAEVRVMISGGLTAAYKALVPEFERATGHKVLTAYGPSMGTTTNAIPVRLERGEPADVLIMVGYALEDLAKNGKVIAGSSVDLVKSPIGVAVKSGTPKPDISTADAVKRALLAAKTIAYSDSASGVYVSTEMFDKLGIKEAMQGKARKIPATPVGEIVAHGDAEIGFQQMSELKPVEGIDIIGPLPDELQKITIFSAGIANASKEPDAGKALIKFLASPAARGEIVKSGMDPIPAGATN; the protein is encoded by the coding sequence ATGCGGCTTTCAAAAACTCTTCGCCCCCTCGCGCTCGGCATCCTCAGCGTATTCCTGCTTTCGGTCACGGCCGGCGCCGCCGAAGTCCGCGTGATGATTTCGGGCGGGCTGACGGCGGCCTACAAGGCACTGGTGCCCGAATTCGAACGCGCCACGGGCCACAAGGTGCTTACCGCCTATGGGCCCTCGATGGGCACCACCACCAATGCCATTCCGGTGCGGCTGGAGCGCGGCGAGCCTGCCGATGTCCTGATCATGGTCGGCTATGCGCTCGAAGATCTCGCCAAGAATGGCAAGGTGATCGCGGGCAGCAGCGTTGATCTTGTCAAGTCGCCGATCGGTGTTGCCGTGAAATCGGGCACGCCGAAGCCGGACATTTCTACGGCGGACGCGGTCAAGCGCGCGCTTCTCGCCGCGAAGACCATCGCCTACTCCGACAGCGCCAGCGGCGTCTATGTTTCGACCGAGATGTTCGACAAGCTCGGCATCAAGGAGGCCATGCAGGGCAAGGCACGAAAAATTCCGGCGACCCCGGTCGGCGAAATCGTCGCCCATGGCGATGCCGAGATCGGCTTCCAGCAGATGAGCGAATTGAAGCCCGTCGAAGGCATCGACATCATCGGCCCGCTGCCGGACGAGCTCCAGAAGATCACGATATTCTCCGCCGGGATCGCCAACGCCTCGAAAGAACCGGATGCCGGCAAGGCGCTGATCAAGTTCCTCGCCTCGCCCGCTGCGCGCGGCGAGATCGTCAAGAGCGGTATGGATCCGATTCCGGCGGGGGCAACAAACTAA
- a CDS encoding bifunctional protein-serine/threonine kinase/phosphatase has translation MPRELKISVGQHSDKGRKETNQDFHGVLIPDEPLLSLKGIAIVLADGISSSSVSRVAAESAVKGFLTDYYCTSESWSVRTSAQRVLEATNSWLHSQTRRSQYSYDRDKGYVCTLSAMVLKSTTGHIFHVGDSRIYRLSGNSLEQLTNDHRVVISAEQSYLGRALGVNSQVEIDHLTFKIEKGDTFVLVTDGIYEHVGDRIIARAIRDGSADLDLAAKNIVEMAFDLGSKDNLTVQIVRVDEVPDGAASEVFAQPHELPLPPLLEARAVFDGYRIVRELHGSSRSHIYLAVDIETEAVVTIKIPSIDLRDDPAYLKRFMMEEWVARRIDSPHVLKPCLLQRKRNFLYVATEYIDGQTLTQWMIDNPKPSLETVRGIVEQIAKGLRAFHRKEMLHQDIRPDNIMIDATGTVKIIDFGSTKITGVVEAAPSGMGNDILGTQQYVAPEYFLGEPATSRSDLFSLGVITYQMLTGKLPYGAQIANARTRSQFNKLVYRPATHGDRELPQWIDGTLEKAVHPNPYKRYDSFSEFLFDLRHPNANYLSTSSTPLIERNPLLFWKSTTIVLALAVIVLLAMQHGMHR, from the coding sequence ATGCCGCGCGAACTGAAAATATCGGTCGGGCAACATTCTGACAAAGGTCGCAAGGAGACCAATCAGGATTTTCACGGCGTTCTGATTCCGGACGAACCTCTCCTGAGTCTCAAAGGCATCGCCATCGTGCTCGCCGACGGGATCAGCAGCAGCAGCGTCAGCCGGGTCGCGGCTGAGTCGGCGGTCAAGGGATTTCTCACGGACTATTACTGCACGTCGGAATCCTGGTCGGTGCGGACCTCGGCGCAGCGCGTGCTGGAAGCCACCAATTCCTGGCTGCACTCGCAAACCCGGCGCAGCCAGTATTCCTATGACCGGGATAAGGGATATGTCTGCACGCTGAGCGCCATGGTCCTCAAGTCGACCACCGGCCACATCTTTCACGTTGGCGACAGCCGGATCTACCGTCTTTCGGGCAATTCGCTCGAGCAATTGACCAACGACCACCGCGTCGTCATTTCCGCGGAACAGAGCTATCTCGGCCGTGCGCTCGGGGTGAATTCGCAGGTCGAAATCGATCATCTGACATTCAAGATCGAGAAGGGCGACACCTTCGTGCTGGTCACCGACGGCATCTACGAGCATGTCGGCGATCGCATCATTGCGAGGGCGATCAGGGACGGCTCGGCCGATCTGGACCTGGCCGCGAAGAACATCGTCGAAATGGCGTTCGATCTCGGCAGCAAGGACAATCTCACCGTCCAGATCGTCCGCGTCGACGAGGTGCCTGACGGTGCCGCCAGCGAAGTGTTCGCGCAGCCCCATGAACTGCCGTTGCCGCCGCTGCTGGAGGCGAGGGCGGTTTTCGACGGCTACAGAATCGTCCGCGAGCTGCACGGCTCCAGCCGCAGTCACATCTATCTCGCCGTCGACATCGAAACCGAGGCCGTGGTCACCATCAAGATCCCGTCTATCGATCTGCGCGACGATCCCGCCTACCTGAAGCGGTTCATGATGGAGGAGTGGGTGGCGCGGCGGATCGACAGCCCGCATGTGCTGAAACCCTGCCTGCTGCAGCGCAAGCGCAATTTCCTGTATGTCGCGACCGAATACATCGATGGGCAGACGCTGACGCAATGGATGATCGACAATCCGAAGCCGAGCCTGGAAACCGTGCGCGGCATCGTCGAGCAGATCGCCAAGGGGCTGCGCGCCTTCCACCGCAAGGAGATGCTGCACCAAGACATCAGGCCCGACAACATCATGATCGACGCCACGGGCACGGTGAAGATCATCGATTTCGGTTCGACCAAAATCACCGGAGTCGTCGAGGCCGCGCCGTCCGGCATGGGCAACGACATTCTGGGTACGCAGCAATATGTTGCGCCGGAATATTTCCTGGGTGAGCCGGCCACATCGCGCTCGGACCTGTTTTCGCTCGGCGTCATCACCTATCAGATGCTGACCGGAAAATTGCCCTACGGCGCGCAGATCGCAAATGCGCGGACGCGATCGCAGTTCAACAAGCTGGTCTACCGTCCGGCGACGCATGGCGACCGCGAATTGCCGCAATGGATCGACGGGACGCTGGAGAAGGCCGTGCATCCCAATCCATACAAGCGCTATGACAGTTTTTCGGAATTCCTGTTCGACCTGCGTCATCCCAACGCGAACTATCTCTCGACGTCCTCGACGCCGCTGATCGAGCGCAATCCGCTATTGTTCTGGAAAAGCACGACCATCGTGCTGGCGCTGGCGGTGATCGTGCTGCTTGCCATGCAGCACGGGATGCATCGCTAG
- a CDS encoding formate/nitrite transporter family protein, giving the protein MAYLVPSEFVTKMVDAGESKIFMSTRDTVIRAYMAGAILALAAAFAVTVNVSTGVPIVGAALFPVGFCMLYLFGFDLLTGVFVLSPLAWIDKRPGVTLGGVLRNWGLVFIGNFLGAFTVAVMMAIVFTFGFTSPPDKVGQVIGTIGEGRTVGYAAHGAGGMLTLFVRGMLCNWMVSAGVVGAMISTTVSGKVIAMWMPIMLFFFMTFEHSIVNMFLFPSGLLLGGKFTIMDYLIWNEIPTVVGNLVGGLAFTGLTLYATHIKTAPKRIADRIAA; this is encoded by the coding sequence ATGGCCTATCTCGTGCCTTCGGAATTCGTGACCAAGATGGTAGATGCCGGAGAATCCAAAATCTTCATGTCGACGCGCGACACGGTGATCCGCGCCTACATGGCAGGAGCCATTCTCGCGCTCGCCGCGGCCTTTGCGGTGACAGTCAACGTGTCGACCGGCGTTCCGATCGTCGGGGCGGCGCTGTTTCCGGTCGGCTTCTGCATGCTCTATTTGTTCGGCTTCGATCTCCTGACCGGCGTGTTCGTTCTGTCCCCGCTCGCCTGGATCGACAAGCGCCCGGGCGTGACGCTCGGCGGCGTGCTGCGCAACTGGGGCCTGGTGTTCATCGGCAATTTTCTCGGCGCCTTCACGGTCGCCGTGATGATGGCGATCGTCTTCACCTTCGGTTTCACCTCGCCGCCCGACAAGGTCGGCCAGGTGATCGGTACGATCGGCGAAGGACGCACCGTCGGCTATGCGGCGCATGGCGCCGGCGGCATGCTCACGCTGTTCGTTCGCGGCATGCTGTGCAACTGGATGGTCTCGGCCGGCGTCGTCGGTGCGATGATTTCGACCACCGTCAGCGGCAAGGTGATCGCGATGTGGATGCCGATCATGCTGTTCTTCTTCATGACCTTCGAGCATTCGATCGTGAACATGTTCCTGTTCCCGTCGGGCCTGCTGCTCGGCGGCAAGTTCACGATCATGGATTACCTGATCTGGAACGAGATCCCGACGGTCGTCGGCAATCTCGTCGGCGGTCTCGCCTTCACCGGCCTGACGCTGTACGCCACGCACATCAAGACTGCGCCGAAGCGCATCGCCGACCGTATCGCCGCGTGA
- a CDS encoding transporter substrate-binding domain-containing protein, with the protein MTTTPAGADALKDEIAPTGKLRVAIAISPAGGAFWSTKTETGYAGVPVDLGKAMAEQLGVPVEYVAHNNSGQIVDAVGKGAWDITFLPKDPEREGRMSFGPIYEVADATYIVKPGSQVTNFATLDHPGIKVAAVNNTTTMRGAIAHLKNAKVTGYQTYDEIFGLLKAGEIDAFALSRDQLNAMAKQIPGTRVLDETFKQTVTAVAVPPNHPLSLAFAVKFLNEAIANGTLRKAYDNNGLKDRPVRTQAN; encoded by the coding sequence ATGACAACAACGCCCGCCGGCGCCGATGCGCTGAAAGACGAAATCGCGCCCACCGGCAAGCTGCGGGTGGCGATTGCGATCAGTCCGGCCGGTGGCGCGTTCTGGTCGACCAAGACCGAAACCGGTTATGCCGGCGTGCCGGTCGATCTCGGCAAGGCGATGGCCGAGCAACTTGGCGTCCCCGTCGAATATGTCGCGCACAACAATTCCGGGCAGATCGTCGATGCGGTGGGCAAGGGCGCCTGGGACATCACCTTCCTGCCGAAAGATCCCGAACGTGAGGGCAGGATGTCATTCGGGCCGATCTATGAGGTTGCGGACGCGACCTACATCGTCAAGCCGGGTTCACAGGTCACGAATTTCGCCACGCTTGATCATCCCGGTATCAAGGTCGCTGCCGTCAACAACACCACCACGATGCGCGGCGCCATCGCGCATCTGAAGAACGCCAAGGTCACGGGCTACCAGACCTACGACGAGATCTTCGGCCTGCTCAAGGCGGGCGAGATCGACGCGTTCGCGCTGTCGCGCGATCAGCTCAACGCCATGGCAAAACAGATCCCGGGCACGCGCGTGCTCGACGAGACCTTCAAGCAGACCGTGACGGCGGTTGCGGTGCCACCCAATCATCCGCTGTCGCTGGCGTTTGCGGTCAAGTTTCTGAACGAAGCGATCGCCAACGGTACGTTGCGCAAGGCCTATGACAACAACGGCCTGAAGGATCGGCCGGTGCGGACGCAGGCGAATTAG